One Prinia subflava isolate CZ2003 ecotype Zambia chromosome 9, Cam_Psub_1.2, whole genome shotgun sequence DNA segment encodes these proteins:
- the PDZD7 gene encoding PDZ domain-containing protein 7 isoform X1: protein MAQDWDAVLSGMTTGSRSRSSSSEASLAPRYLLSKQSRLLNGTTRSSRAASPMGRVILINAPIEASSNESDVINAITVEKSMDGKLGFSVRGGSEHGLGIFVSKVEEGSTAEQAGLCVGDKITEVNSVSLENITMSSAVKVLTGNNRLRMVVRRMGRVPGIKFSKEKTAWVDVVNRRLVVEKSGSTPSESGSEDGLRRIVHLYTTSDDYCLGFNIRGGREFGLGIYVSKVDPGGLAEQNGIRVGDQVLAANGVKFEDISHSKAVEVLKGQTHIMLTIKETGRFPAYKELVAEYCWLSRLTNGQLQQLAQTSETSSSISSYSSGPAPGAVNGLGAAAPMAPARTVDVAISTEDGPRRGWVRERAERAMQTEPATEGLPETRRTVRPPELLRDTAIRGQGAREAPGTHPRRTFTHSPKTALLLALSRPRQPITRSQSDLTVAEEKRKKEKPEGQGARGAPPGLHRSKTLVNLFFKGGRATSQSWAPPSQEAPGSDRRARAKSPGRSDGDRVGAVQKFVIRSLKREKSRRASILGPMGIATLQPNGSDPEARLPHIQDTAARLLSPDEVTAVLRHCSRYLHEGSVEDLVRPLLAILDRPEKVLLLRDVRSVVAPTDLGRFDSMVMPLELEAFDALKSRSVRSPALRPAHHDVPPKRHLITPVPDYRGGFLLKPAGTPEPEEAGEQQASPARPRPSPSPRRPHPRTYTPLPDVPVDAYASVSRPLPTLGPRPPNWLLAEPPSGKGHGHSRSPRATWRKEPPRTAPNREGEVLGKPHWARPPLAPLFGGPGGEARAGAATNGPEDAGREEEEEEEYHLLTVTLSKLKHSLGISISGGIESRAQPVVKIEKIFPGGAAFLSGILKAGQELVSVDGVSLQNVTHQRAVDIIRQAYRNKAKEPMELVVRAPGPPPE from the exons ATGGCCCAGGACTGGGACGCAGTGCTGTCGGGGATGACGACAGGCAGCCGGTCACGGAGCTCCAGCAGCGAAGCCAGCCTGGCTCCCCGCTACCTCCTCAGCAAGCAGAGCCGCCTGCTCAATGGGACCACCCGGAGCAGCCGTGCCGCCTCTCCCATGGGTCGTGTCATCCTCATCAATGCCCCCATCGAAG ccagcagcaacGAGAGTGATGTCATCAATGCCATCACAGTAGAGAAGAGCATGGATGGCAAACTGGGCTTCAGCGTGCGTGGTGGCTCTGAGCACGGCTTGGGCATCTTTGTGAGCAAAGTGGAGGAGGGGAGCACTGCTG AGCAGGCCGGGCTCTGTGTTGGCGACAAGATCACGGAGGTGAACAGTGTGAGTCTGGAGAACATCACGATGAGCAGCGCTGTCAAGGTCCTCACTGGCAACAACCGCCTCCGCATGGTGGTCCGGCGGATGGGCCGTGTGCCAGGAATCAAGTTCTCCAAGGAGAAGACAGCGTG GGTGGATGTGGTGAACAGGCGCCTGGTAGTAGAGAAAAGCGGCTCAACGCCATCAGAGAGCGGCTCCGAGGACGGGCTGCGGCGCATCGTCCACCTCTACACTACCTCTGATGACTACTGCCTGGGCTTCAACATCCGCGGTGGCAGAGAGTTCGGCCTCGGCATCTACGTCTCCAA GGTGGACCCCGGAGGGCTGGCAGAGCAAAACGGCATTCGGGTGGGAGACCAAGTCCTTGCAGCCAATGGAGTCAAGTTTGAAGACATAAGCCATAGCAAGGCAGTGGAGGTGCTCAAGGGGCAGACCCACATCATGCTCACGATCAAG GAGACAGGCCGGTTCCCTGCCTACAAGGAGTTGGTGGCCGAGTACTGCTGGCTCAGTCGCT TGACCAACGGGCAGCTGCAACAGCTGGCTCAGACCTCGGAAACCAgctcctccatctcctcctaCTCCTCAGGACCAGCGCCGGGGGCAGTGAatgggctgggggcagctgccCCAATGGCCCCAGCCCGCACCGTGGATGTGGCCATCTCCACGGAGGACGGGCCACGGCGGGGCTGGGTGCGGGAACGCGCCGAGCGGGCCATGCAGACCGAGCCAGCCACCGAGGGGCTGCCAGAGACACGGCGCACGGTGCGGCCCCCCGAGCTGCTGCGGGACACGGCCATCCGGGGCCAGGGCGCCCGCGAGGCCCCCGGCACCCACCCACGCCGGACCTTCACCCACTCACCCAAAACAGCGCTTCTGCTGGCGCTGAGCCGGCCGCGGCAGCCCATTACACGCTCCCAGAGTGACCTCACTGTTGCTG AGGAGAAGCGGAAGAAGGAGAAGCCAGAGGGACAAGGGGCACGGGGGGCTCCCCCAGGATTGCACCGCTCCAAGACCCTTGTCAACCTCTTTTTCAAGGGGGGCCGTGCCACCAGCCAGAGCTGGGCCCCCCCCAGCCAGGAGGCCCCTGGCTCTGATCGCCGGGCACGCGCCAAGTCCCCAGGGCGCTCTGACGGGGACAGAG TAGGCGCTGTGCAGAAGTTTGTCATCCGGAGCCTGAAGCGGG AGAAAAGCCGGCGTGCCAGCATCCTGGGCCCCATGGGCATCGCCACCCTGCAGCCCAATGGCAGCGACCCCGAGGCCCGGCTCCCGCACATCCAGGACACTGCTGCACGTCTCCTCAGCCCTGATGAGGTGACGGCCGTGCTCCGCCACTGCTCCCGG tACCTGCACGAGGGCAGCGTGGAGGATTTGGTGCGGCCACTGCTGGCCATCCTGGACCGGCCCGAGAAGGTCCTGCTGCTGCGGGACGTGAG GAGTGTGGTGGCCCCCACAGACCTGGGCAGGTTTGACAGCATGGTGATGCCCCTGGAGCTGGAAGCCTTTGATGCCCTAAAGAGTCGCTCAG TGCGCTCCCCTGCCCTCCGCCCGGCCCACCACGACGTCCCCCCCAAGAGACACCTCATCACACCAGTGCCTG ACTATCGGGGAGGATTCCTGCTGAAGCCAGCAGGGACCCCAGAGCCGGAGgaagctggggagcagcaggcgAGCCCAGCCCGTCCAAGACCCTCCCCTAGCCCCCGCCGGCCTCACCCCCGCACCTACACCCCACTCCCTGACGTGCCAGTGGATGCCTATGCCTCCGTCAGCCGGCCCCTGCCCACCCTTGGCCCTCGCCCCCCCAACTGGCTGCTGGCTGAGCCCCCCTCGGGCAAGGGGCATGGGCACTCTCGCAGCCCCCGGGCCACCTGGCGCAAGGAGCCCCCCAGGACAGCGCCCAACAGAGAAGGTGAAGTGCTGGGGAAGCCTCATTGGGCAAGgccccctcttgcccctctctTTGGGGGGCCAGGGGGTGAGgcaagggctggggcagccaccaATGGCCCTGAAGAtgctggcagggaggaagaagaggaggaagagtaTCATCTGCTCACCGTCACCCTCTCCAAGCTGAAGCACTCGCTGG GGATCAGCATCTCTGGTGGTATTGAGTCAAGGGCACAGCCAGTGGTGAAGATTGAGAAGATCTTTCCTGGTGGAGCTGCTTTCCTCAGTGGCATCCTCAAG gctgggcaggagctggtgtCTGTGGACGGGGTGAGCCTGCAGAACGTCACGCACCAGAGGGCTGTGGACATCATCCGCCAGGCCTACCGCAACAAAGCAAAGGAGCCCATGGAGCTGGTGGTGCGGGCGCCTGGACCACCACCGGAGTGA
- the PDZD7 gene encoding PDZ domain-containing protein 7 isoform X2, which translates to MAQDWDAVLSGMTTGSRSRSSSSEASLAPRYLLSKQSRLLNGTTRSSRAASPMGRVILINAPIEASSNESDVINAITVEKSMDGKLGFSVRGGSEHGLGIFVSKVEEGSTAEQAGLCVGDKITEVNSVSLENITMSSAVKVLTGNNRLRMVVRRMGRVPGIKFSKEKTAWVDVVNRRLVVEKSGSTPSESGSEDGLRRIVHLYTTSDDYCLGFNIRGGREFGLGIYVSKVDPGGLAEQNGIRVGDQVLAANGVKFEDISHSKAVEVLKGQTHIMLTIKETGRFPAYKELVAEYCWLSRLTNGQLQQLAQTSETSSSISSYSSGPAPGAVNGLGAAAPMAPARTVDVAISTEDGPRRGWVRERAERAMQTEPATEGLPETRRTVRPPELLRDTAIRGQGAREAPGTHPRRTFTHSPKTALLLALSRPRQPITRSQSDLTVAEEKRKKEKPEGQGARGAPPGLHRSKTLVNLFFKGGRATSQSWAPPSQEAPGSDRRARAKSPGRSDGDRGAVQKFVIRSLKREKSRRASILGPMGIATLQPNGSDPEARLPHIQDTAARLLSPDEVTAVLRHCSRYLHEGSVEDLVRPLLAILDRPEKVLLLRDVRSVVAPTDLGRFDSMVMPLELEAFDALKSRSVRSPALRPAHHDVPPKRHLITPVPDYRGGFLLKPAGTPEPEEAGEQQASPARPRPSPSPRRPHPRTYTPLPDVPVDAYASVSRPLPTLGPRPPNWLLAEPPSGKGHGHSRSPRATWRKEPPRTAPNREGEVLGKPHWARPPLAPLFGGPGGEARAGAATNGPEDAGREEEEEEEYHLLTVTLSKLKHSLGISISGGIESRAQPVVKIEKIFPGGAAFLSGILKAGQELVSVDGVSLQNVTHQRAVDIIRQAYRNKAKEPMELVVRAPGPPPE; encoded by the exons ATGGCCCAGGACTGGGACGCAGTGCTGTCGGGGATGACGACAGGCAGCCGGTCACGGAGCTCCAGCAGCGAAGCCAGCCTGGCTCCCCGCTACCTCCTCAGCAAGCAGAGCCGCCTGCTCAATGGGACCACCCGGAGCAGCCGTGCCGCCTCTCCCATGGGTCGTGTCATCCTCATCAATGCCCCCATCGAAG ccagcagcaacGAGAGTGATGTCATCAATGCCATCACAGTAGAGAAGAGCATGGATGGCAAACTGGGCTTCAGCGTGCGTGGTGGCTCTGAGCACGGCTTGGGCATCTTTGTGAGCAAAGTGGAGGAGGGGAGCACTGCTG AGCAGGCCGGGCTCTGTGTTGGCGACAAGATCACGGAGGTGAACAGTGTGAGTCTGGAGAACATCACGATGAGCAGCGCTGTCAAGGTCCTCACTGGCAACAACCGCCTCCGCATGGTGGTCCGGCGGATGGGCCGTGTGCCAGGAATCAAGTTCTCCAAGGAGAAGACAGCGTG GGTGGATGTGGTGAACAGGCGCCTGGTAGTAGAGAAAAGCGGCTCAACGCCATCAGAGAGCGGCTCCGAGGACGGGCTGCGGCGCATCGTCCACCTCTACACTACCTCTGATGACTACTGCCTGGGCTTCAACATCCGCGGTGGCAGAGAGTTCGGCCTCGGCATCTACGTCTCCAA GGTGGACCCCGGAGGGCTGGCAGAGCAAAACGGCATTCGGGTGGGAGACCAAGTCCTTGCAGCCAATGGAGTCAAGTTTGAAGACATAAGCCATAGCAAGGCAGTGGAGGTGCTCAAGGGGCAGACCCACATCATGCTCACGATCAAG GAGACAGGCCGGTTCCCTGCCTACAAGGAGTTGGTGGCCGAGTACTGCTGGCTCAGTCGCT TGACCAACGGGCAGCTGCAACAGCTGGCTCAGACCTCGGAAACCAgctcctccatctcctcctaCTCCTCAGGACCAGCGCCGGGGGCAGTGAatgggctgggggcagctgccCCAATGGCCCCAGCCCGCACCGTGGATGTGGCCATCTCCACGGAGGACGGGCCACGGCGGGGCTGGGTGCGGGAACGCGCCGAGCGGGCCATGCAGACCGAGCCAGCCACCGAGGGGCTGCCAGAGACACGGCGCACGGTGCGGCCCCCCGAGCTGCTGCGGGACACGGCCATCCGGGGCCAGGGCGCCCGCGAGGCCCCCGGCACCCACCCACGCCGGACCTTCACCCACTCACCCAAAACAGCGCTTCTGCTGGCGCTGAGCCGGCCGCGGCAGCCCATTACACGCTCCCAGAGTGACCTCACTGTTGCTG AGGAGAAGCGGAAGAAGGAGAAGCCAGAGGGACAAGGGGCACGGGGGGCTCCCCCAGGATTGCACCGCTCCAAGACCCTTGTCAACCTCTTTTTCAAGGGGGGCCGTGCCACCAGCCAGAGCTGGGCCCCCCCCAGCCAGGAGGCCCCTGGCTCTGATCGCCGGGCACGCGCCAAGTCCCCAGGGCGCTCTGACGGGGACAGAG GCGCTGTGCAGAAGTTTGTCATCCGGAGCCTGAAGCGGG AGAAAAGCCGGCGTGCCAGCATCCTGGGCCCCATGGGCATCGCCACCCTGCAGCCCAATGGCAGCGACCCCGAGGCCCGGCTCCCGCACATCCAGGACACTGCTGCACGTCTCCTCAGCCCTGATGAGGTGACGGCCGTGCTCCGCCACTGCTCCCGG tACCTGCACGAGGGCAGCGTGGAGGATTTGGTGCGGCCACTGCTGGCCATCCTGGACCGGCCCGAGAAGGTCCTGCTGCTGCGGGACGTGAG GAGTGTGGTGGCCCCCACAGACCTGGGCAGGTTTGACAGCATGGTGATGCCCCTGGAGCTGGAAGCCTTTGATGCCCTAAAGAGTCGCTCAG TGCGCTCCCCTGCCCTCCGCCCGGCCCACCACGACGTCCCCCCCAAGAGACACCTCATCACACCAGTGCCTG ACTATCGGGGAGGATTCCTGCTGAAGCCAGCAGGGACCCCAGAGCCGGAGgaagctggggagcagcaggcgAGCCCAGCCCGTCCAAGACCCTCCCCTAGCCCCCGCCGGCCTCACCCCCGCACCTACACCCCACTCCCTGACGTGCCAGTGGATGCCTATGCCTCCGTCAGCCGGCCCCTGCCCACCCTTGGCCCTCGCCCCCCCAACTGGCTGCTGGCTGAGCCCCCCTCGGGCAAGGGGCATGGGCACTCTCGCAGCCCCCGGGCCACCTGGCGCAAGGAGCCCCCCAGGACAGCGCCCAACAGAGAAGGTGAAGTGCTGGGGAAGCCTCATTGGGCAAGgccccctcttgcccctctctTTGGGGGGCCAGGGGGTGAGgcaagggctggggcagccaccaATGGCCCTGAAGAtgctggcagggaggaagaagaggaggaagagtaTCATCTGCTCACCGTCACCCTCTCCAAGCTGAAGCACTCGCTGG GGATCAGCATCTCTGGTGGTATTGAGTCAAGGGCACAGCCAGTGGTGAAGATTGAGAAGATCTTTCCTGGTGGAGCTGCTTTCCTCAGTGGCATCCTCAAG gctgggcaggagctggtgtCTGTGGACGGGGTGAGCCTGCAGAACGTCACGCACCAGAGGGCTGTGGACATCATCCGCCAGGCCTACCGCAACAAAGCAAAGGAGCCCATGGAGCTGGTGGTGCGGGCGCCTGGACCACCACCGGAGTGA
- the PDZD7 gene encoding PDZ domain-containing protein 7 isoform X3 gives MAQDWDAVLSGMTTGSRSRSSSSEASLAPRYLLSKQSRLLNGTTRSSRAASPMGRVILINAPIEASSNESDVINAITVEKSMDGKLGFSVRGGSEHGLGIFVSKVEEGSTAEQAGLCVGDKITEVNSVSLENITMSSAVKVLTGNNRLRMVVRRMGRVPGIKFSKEKTAWVDVVNRRLVVEKSGSTPSESGSEDGLRRIVHLYTTSDDYCLGFNIRGGREFGLGIYVSKVDPGGLAEQNGIRVGDQVLAANGVKFEDISHSKAVEVLKGQTHIMLTIKETGRFPAYKELVAEYCWLSRLTNGQLQQLAQTSETSSSISSYSSGPAPGAVNGLGAAAPMAPARTVDVAISTEDGPRRGWVRERAERAMQTEPATEGLPETRRTVRPPELLRDTAIRGQGAREAPGTHPRRTFTHSPKTALLLALSRPRQPITRSQSDLTVAEEKRKKEKPEGQGARGAPPGLHRSKTLVNLFFKGGRATSQSWAPPSQEAPGSDRRARAKSPGRSDGDREKSRRASILGPMGIATLQPNGSDPEARLPHIQDTAARLLSPDEVTAVLRHCSRYLHEGSVEDLVRPLLAILDRPEKVLLLRDVRSVVAPTDLGRFDSMVMPLELEAFDALKSRSVRSPALRPAHHDVPPKRHLITPVPDYRGGFLLKPAGTPEPEEAGEQQASPARPRPSPSPRRPHPRTYTPLPDVPVDAYASVSRPLPTLGPRPPNWLLAEPPSGKGHGHSRSPRATWRKEPPRTAPNREGEVLGKPHWARPPLAPLFGGPGGEARAGAATNGPEDAGREEEEEEEYHLLTVTLSKLKHSLGISISGGIESRAQPVVKIEKIFPGGAAFLSGILKAGQELVSVDGVSLQNVTHQRAVDIIRQAYRNKAKEPMELVVRAPGPPPE, from the exons ATGGCCCAGGACTGGGACGCAGTGCTGTCGGGGATGACGACAGGCAGCCGGTCACGGAGCTCCAGCAGCGAAGCCAGCCTGGCTCCCCGCTACCTCCTCAGCAAGCAGAGCCGCCTGCTCAATGGGACCACCCGGAGCAGCCGTGCCGCCTCTCCCATGGGTCGTGTCATCCTCATCAATGCCCCCATCGAAG ccagcagcaacGAGAGTGATGTCATCAATGCCATCACAGTAGAGAAGAGCATGGATGGCAAACTGGGCTTCAGCGTGCGTGGTGGCTCTGAGCACGGCTTGGGCATCTTTGTGAGCAAAGTGGAGGAGGGGAGCACTGCTG AGCAGGCCGGGCTCTGTGTTGGCGACAAGATCACGGAGGTGAACAGTGTGAGTCTGGAGAACATCACGATGAGCAGCGCTGTCAAGGTCCTCACTGGCAACAACCGCCTCCGCATGGTGGTCCGGCGGATGGGCCGTGTGCCAGGAATCAAGTTCTCCAAGGAGAAGACAGCGTG GGTGGATGTGGTGAACAGGCGCCTGGTAGTAGAGAAAAGCGGCTCAACGCCATCAGAGAGCGGCTCCGAGGACGGGCTGCGGCGCATCGTCCACCTCTACACTACCTCTGATGACTACTGCCTGGGCTTCAACATCCGCGGTGGCAGAGAGTTCGGCCTCGGCATCTACGTCTCCAA GGTGGACCCCGGAGGGCTGGCAGAGCAAAACGGCATTCGGGTGGGAGACCAAGTCCTTGCAGCCAATGGAGTCAAGTTTGAAGACATAAGCCATAGCAAGGCAGTGGAGGTGCTCAAGGGGCAGACCCACATCATGCTCACGATCAAG GAGACAGGCCGGTTCCCTGCCTACAAGGAGTTGGTGGCCGAGTACTGCTGGCTCAGTCGCT TGACCAACGGGCAGCTGCAACAGCTGGCTCAGACCTCGGAAACCAgctcctccatctcctcctaCTCCTCAGGACCAGCGCCGGGGGCAGTGAatgggctgggggcagctgccCCAATGGCCCCAGCCCGCACCGTGGATGTGGCCATCTCCACGGAGGACGGGCCACGGCGGGGCTGGGTGCGGGAACGCGCCGAGCGGGCCATGCAGACCGAGCCAGCCACCGAGGGGCTGCCAGAGACACGGCGCACGGTGCGGCCCCCCGAGCTGCTGCGGGACACGGCCATCCGGGGCCAGGGCGCCCGCGAGGCCCCCGGCACCCACCCACGCCGGACCTTCACCCACTCACCCAAAACAGCGCTTCTGCTGGCGCTGAGCCGGCCGCGGCAGCCCATTACACGCTCCCAGAGTGACCTCACTGTTGCTG AGGAGAAGCGGAAGAAGGAGAAGCCAGAGGGACAAGGGGCACGGGGGGCTCCCCCAGGATTGCACCGCTCCAAGACCCTTGTCAACCTCTTTTTCAAGGGGGGCCGTGCCACCAGCCAGAGCTGGGCCCCCCCCAGCCAGGAGGCCCCTGGCTCTGATCGCCGGGCACGCGCCAAGTCCCCAGGGCGCTCTGACGGGGACAGAG AGAAAAGCCGGCGTGCCAGCATCCTGGGCCCCATGGGCATCGCCACCCTGCAGCCCAATGGCAGCGACCCCGAGGCCCGGCTCCCGCACATCCAGGACACTGCTGCACGTCTCCTCAGCCCTGATGAGGTGACGGCCGTGCTCCGCCACTGCTCCCGG tACCTGCACGAGGGCAGCGTGGAGGATTTGGTGCGGCCACTGCTGGCCATCCTGGACCGGCCCGAGAAGGTCCTGCTGCTGCGGGACGTGAG GAGTGTGGTGGCCCCCACAGACCTGGGCAGGTTTGACAGCATGGTGATGCCCCTGGAGCTGGAAGCCTTTGATGCCCTAAAGAGTCGCTCAG TGCGCTCCCCTGCCCTCCGCCCGGCCCACCACGACGTCCCCCCCAAGAGACACCTCATCACACCAGTGCCTG ACTATCGGGGAGGATTCCTGCTGAAGCCAGCAGGGACCCCAGAGCCGGAGgaagctggggagcagcaggcgAGCCCAGCCCGTCCAAGACCCTCCCCTAGCCCCCGCCGGCCTCACCCCCGCACCTACACCCCACTCCCTGACGTGCCAGTGGATGCCTATGCCTCCGTCAGCCGGCCCCTGCCCACCCTTGGCCCTCGCCCCCCCAACTGGCTGCTGGCTGAGCCCCCCTCGGGCAAGGGGCATGGGCACTCTCGCAGCCCCCGGGCCACCTGGCGCAAGGAGCCCCCCAGGACAGCGCCCAACAGAGAAGGTGAAGTGCTGGGGAAGCCTCATTGGGCAAGgccccctcttgcccctctctTTGGGGGGCCAGGGGGTGAGgcaagggctggggcagccaccaATGGCCCTGAAGAtgctggcagggaggaagaagaggaggaagagtaTCATCTGCTCACCGTCACCCTCTCCAAGCTGAAGCACTCGCTGG GGATCAGCATCTCTGGTGGTATTGAGTCAAGGGCACAGCCAGTGGTGAAGATTGAGAAGATCTTTCCTGGTGGAGCTGCTTTCCTCAGTGGCATCCTCAAG gctgggcaggagctggtgtCTGTGGACGGGGTGAGCCTGCAGAACGTCACGCACCAGAGGGCTGTGGACATCATCCGCCAGGCCTACCGCAACAAAGCAAAGGAGCCCATGGAGCTGGTGGTGCGGGCGCCTGGACCACCACCGGAGTGA
- the LZTS2 gene encoding leucine zipper putative tumor suppressor 2 — MAIVQTLPVPLEAAAEGATQLRTPARSPPAAMGSVGSLLPARPRHDCASDGDPSTASFCKQEGLLRATPEEPRVSVPGVTHSYANGGFCGDWLDASSPASPCSDSDDLRDDQAPRDHLRGPPPKLVPVSGKLEENVEKTLIRPMAFKPVVSKLRNAQPGTRLGLSESQVSLTYLLGVEKPVSLSCRASTLSDSGRNSLSSLPTYSTGCSQHPEVGALPTTPHGPLDPPAGCRPSNSDSGRSSSSKSTGSLSGRGRPSSESGSCGRSPLPGEEAMLVRELEDKLREREAELRLLRDSLDENEVAICQVFEEKHRRCEQELEGLRQRCAAQARQAAHAAHRGQQVLQLQVLQLQQEKKQLQEDLTQLLQERELLERRCASFQRERTELAPRLEETKWEVCQKSGEISLLKQQLKEAQAELAQRGAELLGLRAQLREARAQLQAGERRVQGLQEAARLKALELEVCANELQRRKSEADLFRAKAGRLEQEVVGLREAARGRCPPGSGEGCPPPGEGCPPASEEPRGSTGLRRQLERLRAEVALERRRGQEQRDAFEQERGTWQGEKERVIRYQKQLQYSYIQMYRRNRRLEQRLQHLRLQGEDPLPEPCDPPDPPFEEITATEI, encoded by the exons ATGGCCATCGTGCAGACGCTGCCAGTGCCCCTCGAGGCCGCTGCTGAGGGGGCCACGCAGCTCCGCACCCCCGCCCGCTCACCCCCTGCCGCCATGGGCAGCGTGGGCAGCCTCCTGCCCGCCCGGCCTCGCCACGACTGCGCAAGTGATGGGGACCCCTCCACTGCCTCCTTCTGCaagcaggaggggctgctccGAGCCACTCCTGAGGAGCCCCGTGTGTCTGTGCCCGGTGTCACCCACTCCTACGCCAATGGGGGCTTCTGTGGTGACTGGCTTGAtgcctcctctcctgccagcccctgtaGTGACTCAGATGATCTCCGTGATGACCAAGCACCAAGAGATCATCTTCGGGGGCCACCCCCCAAGCTTGTACCTGTCTCTGGCAAGCTGGAAGAG AATGTGGAGAAGACCCTGATCCGCCCCATGGCCTTCAAGCCAGTGGTATCCAAGCTTCGGAATGCCCAGCCAGGCACGCGCCTGGGGCTCTCAGAGAGCCAGGTGAGCCTCACCTACTTGCTGGGTGTTGAGAAGCCTGTCTCTCTGAGCTGCCGTGCCAGCACCCTCTCGGACTCGGGGCGCaactccctctccagcctgcccACCTACAGCAcgggctgcagccagcacccagAGGTGGGTGCCCTGCCGACCACCCCCCATGGCCCCCTCGACCCTCCGGCGGGCTGCCGCCCCTCCAACTCGGACAGCGGGCGCTCATCCTCCAGCAAGAGCACGGGCTCGCTGAGTGGCCGGGGCCGGCCCTCCTCGGAGAGCGGCTCCTGCGGGCGCTCTCCGCTGCCTGGCGAGGAGGCCATGCTGGTGCGGGAGCTGGAGGACAAGCTGCGCGAGAGGGAGGCCGAGCTGCGGCTCCTGCGTGACAGCCTGGATGAAAACGAGGTGGCCATCTGCCAG GTGTTTGAAGAGAAGCATCGTCGgtgtgagcaggagctggaggggctgcGGCAGCGCTGTGCGGCTCAGGCACGTCAGGCGGCCCATGCAGCACATCGGGggcagcaggtcctgcagctccaggttctgcagctgcagcaggagaagaagcagctgcaggaggatttgacccagctgctgcaggagcgTGAACTGCTGGAGCGCCGCTGTGCCTCCTTCCAGCGGGAGCGCACTGAGCTAGCACCCCGGCTGGAGGAGACCAAGTGGGAG gTGTGCCAAAAGTCGGGGGAGATCTCtctgctgaagcagcagctgaaggaagcaCAGGCGGAGCTGGCGCAGCGGGGCGCcgagctgctggggctgcggGCTCAGCTGCGGGAGGCGCGGGCGCAGCTGCAGGCGGGCGAGCGGcgggtgcaggggctgcaggaggccgCCCGCCTCAAGGCGCTGGAGCTGGAAGTGTGTGCCAATGAACTGCAGCGCCGCAAGAGCGAGGCCGACCTCTTCCGTGCCAAGGCCGGCCGGCTCGAGCAGGAGGTGGTGGGGCTGCGGGAAGCTGCCCGCGGGCGATGCCCACCAGGCAGCGGTGAAGGATGTCCCCCACCTGGTGAAGGATGCCCCCCAGCCAGCGAGGAGCCCCGGGGCAGCACGGGCCTGCGGCGGCAGCTGGAGCGGCTGCGTGCGGAGGTGGCCTTGGAGCGGCGGCGCGGGCAAGAGCAGCGGGATGCCTTCGAGCAGGAACGTGGCACGTGGCAGGGCGAGAAGGAGCGGGTCATCCGCTACCAGAAGCAGCTGCAATACAGCTACATCCAGATGTACCGGCGCAACCGGCGACTCGAGCAGCGCCTCCAGCATCTCCGGCTTCAGGGCGAGGACCCCCTGCCCGAGCCCTGTGACCCACCTGACCCGCCCTTTGAGGAGATAACAGCCACCGAGATCTGA